The sequence ATTCTTGTAATTGTCCATGAGCTTCTCGAAGGTGGGGTCTCGGTGCCTCGAGGCTACATACTGCGCTGAGGTGGTTTTGGCGCGGAAGAGGAAGAGGCAACTGGCGGCGGTGGTTTTGTGGCGGAGCGTTCTGATGATCTGAGTGGCCATGTTTTGGGCCGACTGGGAGTGAGGACAAAGTATCTCTACCACAGTTTAGAAAGCCCACTGTTTCGTGGCATGCAACGTcatactaattttattttttataatttttgtgtaaaaaatatacattatttttttataatatgatattattaattaatataaaatttattaaaaatagtttGGACTTTAAAAATTAGAGGCAagttagataaaaaaaaataatcagaaaaaattgaaaatatataaaaactgCTAATAAACTCACaataacaaaattaattaaaaaaatattatgaaagataaaattgtaaaacaacTTTGGTATGTTAATAATTCAgtatatagtatagatataaaGTTTTCATAATCTACAAATATTATATCCAAAAGTGTGaagaataacataattaaaactCTCGTGAGATAGTCGTATGTGTCAATTTTGCGAtacatatattctatttgaatcacttacaaaaatattatttttatgtcaaaaatataactttttttattataaatatgtgtaAAGTTAATgcatctcacgaataaagatcaaCGAATAACggtttaaaaatgatttatttaaaagatcaCGAGGTATCCTTCGttttaaaattcaaaccaaACGCTtcgttgaaatttaaatatgacaTTTACAAATTCCATTTGTTAAGTGGAAAGAAAGTAACTTAAATTTGAGCATTTATATTTGtacaaaaatagcatttataattttttttaatctttgtatAAAACATTTTATTCTTTTCGTTTGTATAATTTGGTTAGTTAATAAAGATGGATCAACAAAGACCACGAGTTTTAATAATTTACGTTCTATGACCAGTGTGAAAGAGATGGAACTGATTtcaactgtttttttttttttttctgggcATCTCGATCCTTCTATGATTATGTCAGCTCCTGGTAAGTAATTTGCGCTACAAGAATGCTTATATGTCCTTATAATAGAATGAAACTGTTTTGGAGTTTGGTTATGCAACAGTTTACAATGTAATTGTTTATGCAACCATGTCTTATGAATGGGTATCAAGGATTGGAGAACCGCGGTCTTAAAATATTTGCCTCTTCTTAGAGTCTCTGAGTACTGCTGCCCTACCCAGCTTGTACCAAAAGATACATTCGCATTTAAGCCTGTTTCGAGTTCAACTAGGCATGCTGCATTGTTTCAGGTTCATTAATGCTTCATTTTTCTCAAGAATGTCTTAGCTTTGTGGTACTTGACCTTACTCGACTACCAGCTGCTTTGTCATAGCTGCTTTTGAGTTCACCAAGGAACTGTAACCTGGTGATATGATACACCTTTAGAAAGTATGCAAGGCTTTTGCCTGGTCTTTCTTTTGTCAAGATCAGGACTTAAACCTCTCTTCTAAAGAAGCTAATGTAGATTAACAAACCTAACGAGGATTTATCAATATGTCTATCAACTTGGATGCTCATGAGATggagaaaattaatttactcataaaattgtatttatgCAGTGCTGGTGGCTACATCTTCATGCTCCACGGATGAGACAGTTGTGGCAGATTCTGACGTAGATGGGGAACGTACTGCCACATCTATCCGAAAATCCACTGTAGCTGGTTTGATAGAGTCTGCTGATAATTCAGGAGAAGAAAAGATAGCAATCCACAAGGTGGAATTAGCTGAAAGTACGTGATTGGCAAGCAGGACATGCCGTTTACAATGTAGAATCTTTTGGGCATAACAGTGGTCAGAACACGGTCGTGGGCTAATCCATTGCCCATGAAAGCCAATGATTCATACCTTCTACTCGTCATATTGATCATCCTGATAGTTATACTCTAATGCTGCCAAGTCCAATACCCTTGATGCCACCACCTTTTCAAGGGATGGGAATGTTGGTGATGCTTTGAGAAAGGCCAAGAGTGAGAatcttgatattatatttagcCAAGATCTAATTGCTAGAGATCGTATACACCACTATCTCGTCATTCTTCAACTTATGGTGTTATTGGATACAAGTCTTAAGTTTATAATACACTTTAGATTGATgttcgatatttgttgtttcTGTTAATCCAAATTATTTTAAGCAGTTCCCAAACTCTTAACACatctctttgatttcttcttttCCCACCCTTCCTTCCCCATATTATTTTTAGGTGCACTTCCACACATAGGTAGGTGCACACAAAAAGCTTAATAGTACTTGATCTCCTGAACTGCAATTCAATATATGTCGAAAACCTCTGGTTTCTCTCTCATTTATTGCTTGCCTGAAATGAACATGTTTTGTCAAAAGTTTCCTCGTACATATTTTAGattattggttttttattttgtatccTTATGGTCTGAACTTTAGACGGATGTTCCATCGGGTAACAGCTCCAACAACCTTTTTCCATTGATCTTGCTTATTTTATGTAAGCTTTTCGCATGCTTGACATGTTTAGTGCAAGTCAGTTTTTTGAAGACTTTTGTGCTCTTCATGTTAAACAGAGTCggtaaattttgatttttgaaataaaacggTCATGTTCTTCTATTCTTTTGTTAAATCTGCAtggaaaattgtaaaataaatattgtgatCTGAAATTTGAATATATGTTGCTAAATTAATTCCCGACTCATAATTCCCAGTTAGAATTTTTGTTTAAATCTAAAGTATTTGCAGGACCAAAATCATCAGTGTTttatgatattggagaaatATCGACTTTTTGCCACCAATTTGGTAACGTGTAGGTGAGCGTGATGAATAATAACCGATTGACTTGGGCTTTCTTGTTCGATTGTGCTACGGCAAGTCCGCATTTTCATGTACTTTCCCATCTAAtcttttgaaatatattttgaattctTTGGATTTAGAAATTAATTTTGCTTGAATCCAATTCCATGTTGGGCTAATTAAGATGTGAAAATACACCTTTCCTTCTAAAAAGAaactaaataataattttcaaatgttTGTTGAAATAAATGATCTAGAAAACCTCGTCAACTTATAAgactgactttttttttttttttatatagNtgaataaaataaaataaaatttatgtgtAGGTTTCAAAAGTATTAATTATCTTTGTATATATTCATATTATATACCAAGAGGGTAATACGCATAGCCAACGGTTTcacaatatgattttatttaaaaaaacaagttgtgaaaattaatcttttaacaacatatatattttttataaatatgtgaATTTGTTACTTCTAAGACTgggattttaaaagaaatatgacaaataaaaaagaattttttatatttataataatgacGCATAATGATTTGGACTTATTCaagaatacaaaaattcaaagaTGGCGACTCTTCACCCACCCCGAATGGTTAAAAGTCAAGATAGGGTAACTAAACCATTACATATAATGGACTTTATCTACGCGTATGAGAACTATATTTACATTTTTTGCGTCTtcgataaataaaatataataataagagGAAATTTCCATCACCGATTTTTAACAGAGACTCCAAATAACTTTACGATGatgtaaaaatttattgaattgtTGTAGCCCGTCACGaaatttttgtgtattttccaagtttttttttaggcaaacaaaaaaatttatataatgatTAAATTATGTGAAATTTATCTGATAACGTACTCATATTTAGTGATAtatgtaaatttaaaattttaatgtatatgatattaaaatatgatatagtCACATAGTTTTTCAGAGATgtgtgaaaatttaaaatacgatTAGCGATCATGTCGGACgatgtaaaataaattttttaacatgtgtgtgtgtgttttaaaaatattttctataaataaaaaCAGACCGCCACTCTGCTTTATATAAACCTTTCGAGTTTGCTAGCTCTCTCCTCTCGAACACAATGGCCGATCATCAAAGAGTCCATCCACTCCAAGATTCCGATGCGGTCGCGCCGTCCAATAAAGCCACCACCCCGCTGGTGTCCCGAGGGTCTTTCCGGTCCGACGGTGGTGATCCCGAGAGACAATATCCGCCGCCTCTCAGCCGCACAATCCCTTATTCTCCTGCAAAACCACCGAGAAGAAGGTGCAGTTGCTTCAAAAAGTGCCTTTGTTGGACCATATCCCTTCTGCTAATCCTTCTCATACTCCTTGGAATTTTGGCTGCAATCATATTCTTTGTTTTCCAACCAAAACTACCCAAATATTCAGTTGATTCCATGAGAATAACCCAGTTTAATCTCACCAACAGCAACAGCTTGTCCTCTTCGTTTAACGTCAACATCACCTCAATAAATCCGAACAAAAAGATAGGCATATATTACTTGGGTGGAAGCCATTTGAGTGTCTGGTATACAGGAACAAAACTGTGTGAAGGTTCTCTGCCGGAGTTTTACCAAGGCCACCGCAACACTACCGTGCTCAG comes from Primulina huaijiensis isolate GDHJ02 chromosome 2, ASM1229523v2, whole genome shotgun sequence and encodes:
- the LOC140970941 gene encoding NDR1/HIN1-like protein 6; this encodes MADHQRVHPLQDSDAVAPSNKATTPLVSRGSFRSDGGDPERQYPPPLSRTIPYSPAKPPRRRCSCFKKCLCWTISLLLILLILLGILAAIIFFVFQPKLPKYSVDSMRITQFNLTNSNSLSSSFNVNITSINPNKKIGIYYLGGSHLSVWYTGTKLCEGSLPEFYQGHRNTTVLSLTLAGQTDNATGLLQSLQAAQQSGSVPLNLRAKVPVRLKLGRLKLMKLKFLVKCRGNVHSIGEGEVIRIRDSSCKFRFRV